The following coding sequences are from one Triticum aestivum cultivar Chinese Spring chromosome 5A, IWGSC CS RefSeq v2.1, whole genome shotgun sequence window:
- the LOC123104595 gene encoding uncharacterized protein: MSSSSPPNSDDSGKKHPLDAMGAFFSAQVNRRKLVTTQKLAMSERCTSCGDDFPGCAHRPADRKAWMAELGPDRLRLHQVVWPGTHDSATNKIGIPFITRPFAQCQSLSVYHQLALGCRLLDVRVQEERRVCHGVLATYSVDVVLDDVLRFLSETVSEVLVLEIRTEFGREDPPDFAKYLVERLGEHLIPQDEAVFHKTVAELLPRRVICVWKPRKSPAPGRGEPLWSAGYLRDNWIDTDLPETKYESNLKFLGQQPPAKDRRYLYRVENTVTPQADNPVVCVRPVTNRIRGYARSFIAEAFAKGLGDRLQVFSTDFIDGDFVDACAGVTKARVDGAA, encoded by the coding sequence atgtcttcctcctctccccccaATAGCGACGACAGCGGCAAGAAGCACCCGCTGGACGCCATGGGCGCCTTCTTCTCGGCGCAGGTGAACCGCCGCAAGCTGGTCACCACGCAGAAGCTGGCCATGTCCGAGCGCTGCACCTCCTGCGGCGACGACTTCCCCGGCTGCGCCCACCGCCCCGCCGACCGCAAGGCGTGGATGGCGGAGCTGGGGCCCGACCGCCTGCGCCTGCACCAGGTGGTGTGGCCGGGCACCCACGACTCGGCCACCAACAAGATCGGCATCCCCTTCATCACCCGCCCCTTCGCGCAGTGCCAGTCGCTCTCCGTCTACCACCAGCTCGCCCTCGGCTGCCGCCTCCTCGACGTCCGCGTGCAGGAGGAGCGCCGCGTCTGCCACGGCGTGCTCGCCACCTACTCCGTCGACGTCGTGCTCGACGACGTCCTCCGATTCCTGTCCGAGACCGTGTCGGAGGTCCTGGTCCTCGAGATCCGCACCGAGTTCGGCCGCGAGGACCCGCCGGACTTCGCCAAGTACCTGGTGGAGCGGCTCGGGGAGCACCTGATCCCGCAGGACGAGGCGGTGTTTCACAAGACGGTCGCGGAGCTGCTCCCGCGGCGGGTGATCTGCGTGTGGAAGCCGCGCAAGTCGCCGGCGCCCGGGCGCGGCGAGCCGCTGTGGAGCGCCGGGTACCTCAGGGACAACTGGATCGACACGGACCTGCCGGAGACCAAGTACGAGAGCAACCTCAAGTTCCTGGGCCAGCAGCCGCCGGCGAAGGACCGGAGGTACCTGTACCGGGTGGAGAACACGGTGACGCCGCAGGCCGACAACCCGGTGGTGTGCGTGCGGCCCGTCACCAACCGCATCCGCGGCTACGCGCGCAGCTTCATCGCCGAGGCCTTCGCCAAGGGCCTCGGCGACCGCCTGCAGGTCTTCTCCACCGACTTCATCGACGGCGACTTCGTCGACGCCTGCGCCGGCGTCACCAAGGCCCGCGTCGACGGCGCCGCGTGA
- the LOC123104596 gene encoding BTB/POZ and MATH domain-containing protein 2, producing MSFAGVSVVDGAKRCTCDTSAVYAGADSGYHLLMVRDYSRTKLQLPTGESATTGLFTVGEYDWYIEYYPNGENPNCRDFVSLYVTRHTLYDCEGEEDVEAKFSFSLVDQLEKHKPVYIHGTNKTCTFSSSAPSWGSDRFVRRDALERSAHLKGDCLTIRCDIMVVCKDHKIEDAAGAISDINQHFAHLLQNKVGADVTFEVGGETFAAHRCVLAARSKVFMAQLFGPMKEGATTSSVIQIKDMEAKVFRALLSFIYTDSLPAMEKDSMEDEMSEVMDEGREEAAEFEMWLQWLEDLFVAADRYDLQMLKLICEKQLSEHISVSSVTSTLALAEKHHCCGLKEACLKFIQVQSPSCLQTVMATSGWDHIAVTYPWVVKEFIAKLASNQRK from the coding sequence ATGTCGTTCGCCGGTGTGTCGGTCGTCGACGGCGCCAAGCGCTGCACCTGCGACACGTCGGCCGTCTACGCCGGCGCGGACAGCGGGTACCACCTGCTCATGGTCAGGGACTACTCGCGTACCAAGCTTCAGTTGCCCACCGGCGAGAGCGCCACCACCGGCCTTTTCACGGTGGGAGAATATGACTGGTACATCGAGTACTACCCCAACGGAGAAAACCCGAACTGCCGGGACTTCGTTTCGCTCTACGTCACGAGGCATACCCTCTACGACTGCGAGGGCGAAGAGGATGTGGAGGCCAAGTTCAGCTTCAGTCTCGTCGACCAGCTTGAGAAGCACAAGCCAGTGTACATTCATGGAACCAATAAAACCTGCACCTTCTCCAGCAGTGCTCCCTCCTGGGGCAGCGACAGATTTGTGAGACGAGACGCCCTGGAACGATCGGCGCACCTAAAGGGCGATTGTCTCACCATCCGGTGTGACATCATGGTTGTTTGCAAGGATCACAAAATCGAGGATGCCGCTGGCGCCATATCTGACATAAACCAACATTTTGCCCACCTCCTTCAAAACAAGGTGGGTGCTGATGTGACATTTGAGGTCGGTGGCGAGACGTTCGCCGCACACCGGTGTGTGCTTGCAGCCCGGTCTAAAGTGTTCATGGCGCAGCTCTTTGGCCCCATGAAGGAGGGCGCCACAACATCCAGCGTCATACAGATCAAAGACATGGAAGCAAAAGTGTTCAGGGCTTTGCTAAGCTTCATCTACACAGATTCACTCCCTGCCATGGAGAAGGACAGCATGGAGGATGAAATGTCAGAAGTTATGGACGAAGGGCGAGAAGAAGCAGCAGAGTTTGAAATGTGGCTGCAATGGTTGGAAGATTTGTTTGTGGCGGCAGACAGATACGATCTCCAAATGCTCAAGTTAATCTGCGAAAAGCAGTTGTCTGAGCACATAAGtgtcagctcggtgacgtccactCTTGCTCTAGCTGAGAAGCACCACTGCTGTGGATTGAAGGAGGCGTGCTTGAAGTTTATCCAAGTGCAGTCTCCCTCATGCTTGCAAACAGTAATGGCAACTAGTGGCTGGGATCATATAGCAGTGACCTATCCCTGGGTTgtgaaggagttcattgccaagcTTGCTTCGAACCAGCGCAAGTAA